The Myxococcales bacterium genome contains a region encoding:
- a CDS encoding DUF1232 domain-containing protein, translated as MSVTSFKVSFTLDEGDVDYFRRLFRNARKSAAGSDPDEIITAAAELVKTVRSKKGTPRFVVEAIAAIEDLTEIILDEDYHAPKPIRNQVLGALAYFANPDDLIPDEIPVFGFLDDAIMIKFVEDEFRHELWAYRKFRKYRDGAEQRPWTKIASSRLPGRLDAYRKKLRAEVALRKARDEAKGRVGF; from the coding sequence ATGAGCGTGACATCGTTCAAAGTCAGCTTCACGCTGGACGAGGGAGATGTCGACTACTTCCGCAGACTCTTTCGCAATGCGCGCAAAAGTGCGGCCGGGAGCGACCCGGACGAGATCATCACCGCTGCGGCCGAGTTGGTAAAGACTGTCCGCAGCAAGAAGGGAACGCCGCGGTTTGTCGTCGAAGCGATTGCGGCGATTGAAGACCTCACCGAGATCATCCTCGACGAGGACTACCACGCACCCAAGCCGATCCGAAACCAGGTCCTGGGTGCACTCGCTTATTTTGCAAACCCAGACGATCTGATTCCCGACGAAATTCCGGTCTTTGGCTTTCTCGACGATGCCATCATGATCAAGTTCGTCGAGGATGAGTTCAGGCACGAACTCTGGGCGTATCGAAAGTTTCGCAAGTATCGTGACGGCGCGGAACAGCGCCCGTGGACCAAGATCGCATCGTCTCGTCTCCCGGGGCGCCTGGATGCCTATCGCAAGAAGCTTCGGGCCGAGGTGGCACTGCGCAAAGCCCGGGACGAAGCGAAGGGAAGGGTGGGCTTTTGA
- a CDS encoding glutamate--cysteine ligase has protein sequence MTEASRPIEGDADLVQFFIDGETEPADWKVGTEHEKIGLYADTHARLTYEGERGIAVLLERIATQDDWTRVFEGEYLVALKKDGASITLEPGGQIELSGAPLRTNRETCVEFNSHVELLKGISQDMGILWLGLGHDPIHKIEEIPRMPKARYDIMRSYLPTKGDLAMHMMHATGTVQANFDYRDEADMAEKMRTAMAISPVISALFANSSISEGKPNGFASRRIQIWRETDPDRCGILEFVFLPDFGYRHYIDWALDIPMFFVVRGDQYHPASHLTFREFMKSGLAGERATHADWDTHLTTLFPEIRLKRIIEVRGTDAVSRELTCALPAVWKGILYDADAREAAWSLAGGFSAAERDAGLADVARRGLAAEIAGRPVIELARELVAYSAAGLKAMASHGIAGPDEDGFLDPLGEVVERGRSPGEELAESWASEWDGSMDRLIDRAKY, from the coding sequence GTGACAGAGGCCAGCCGGCCCATCGAGGGCGACGCCGATCTCGTTCAGTTTTTTATCGACGGTGAAACCGAGCCCGCGGATTGGAAAGTGGGCACCGAGCACGAGAAGATCGGGCTCTATGCGGACACCCATGCGCGACTCACCTACGAGGGAGAACGGGGAATTGCCGTTCTGCTCGAGCGGATCGCGACCCAGGATGATTGGACCCGAGTCTTCGAGGGCGAGTACCTCGTCGCGCTGAAGAAGGACGGCGCGAGCATCACCTTGGAGCCCGGTGGGCAGATCGAACTGTCGGGTGCGCCTTTGCGCACCAACCGCGAGACCTGCGTGGAGTTCAATAGCCACGTCGAGTTGCTCAAGGGGATCTCCCAGGACATGGGGATCCTGTGGCTGGGGCTCGGTCACGATCCGATCCACAAGATCGAAGAGATCCCGCGCATGCCGAAAGCGCGCTACGACATCATGCGCAGTTATCTGCCGACTAAAGGCGATCTCGCCATGCACATGATGCACGCGACCGGAACCGTGCAAGCCAACTTCGACTATCGAGACGAAGCCGACATGGCGGAAAAGATGCGCACCGCCATGGCAATCAGCCCGGTGATCTCGGCACTGTTCGCCAACTCCAGCATTTCCGAAGGCAAGCCGAACGGCTTCGCCTCGCGCCGGATTCAGATCTGGCGAGAAACCGACCCCGATCGCTGCGGAATTTTAGAGTTCGTCTTCCTTCCGGACTTTGGCTATCGGCACTACATCGATTGGGCACTCGACATCCCGATGTTCTTCGTCGTTCGCGGGGACCAATACCACCCGGCCAGCCACCTTACCTTTCGCGAGTTCATGAAGTCGGGTCTCGCAGGCGAGCGGGCGACCCACGCGGATTGGGACACGCATCTCACCACGCTGTTTCCCGAGATTCGCCTCAAACGGATCATTGAGGTGCGGGGCACCGACGCCGTTTCGCGCGAACTGACCTGTGCCTTGCCCGCAGTTTGGAAGGGAATTCTCTACGATGCAGATGCCCGAGAGGCCGCGTGGTCGTTGGCCGGCGGGTTCAGTGCCGCCGAGCGAGACGCGGGTCTGGCCGACGTCGCCCGGCGAGGTTTGGCGGCAGAAATTGCGGGGCGACCGGTCATTGAACTGGCTCGAGAGTTGGTCGCATACTCCGCGGCGGGCCTCAAGGCAATGGCTTCTCATGGCATCGCCGGCCCGGATGAGGACGGCTTTCTCGACCCACTGGGCGAGGTGGTCGAGCGAGGGCGCAGCCCGGGAGAGGAGTTGGCCGAGAGTTGGGCGAGCGAGTGGGATGGCTCGATGGACCGCTTGATCGACCGTGCCAAATACTGA
- a CDS encoding response regulator: MSSDSDRATMDCPDRPRLLVVDDEDAILETMSFTFMDDYEVITTNDARRGLEILVEQAPIAVVLTDQRMPHMTGVEFLREVYAQHPDTVRIMLTGFADSDATIQAINDGHIYAYLDKPWEPAELKQTVKNAVQHYSLTLENRRLIENLGRGNQFLEAVMDRFDIGAMALDTDGIIQAINQAARRYLKLDDDPKGVGIREILVRQGLEHVAEAVDCVSEEMDGSFEDLEVMTASTTHRLRVSSRSLESRGGERLGRVILFKEISHEPLRRNFEELLVALSQHGDGLRKEFKRSLDKLSKLGEQVASSGVTSPSMSFLSERVTRTQTAISSWLEIDDLMCREDYPDAKLLIERMRLANKRWPQSVEVPVRVLSLGKLVESYYESGVNPKERVL; the protein is encoded by the coding sequence TTGAGTTCCGATTCAGATCGAGCAACGATGGATTGCCCAGACCGACCGCGATTGTTGGTCGTCGACGACGAGGATGCGATCCTCGAAACGATGTCGTTCACGTTCATGGACGACTACGAAGTCATCACGACCAACGATGCGCGGCGGGGACTCGAGATATTGGTCGAGCAGGCGCCGATCGCCGTCGTGCTCACCGATCAGCGGATGCCACACATGACTGGAGTCGAGTTTCTGCGCGAAGTCTACGCGCAGCATCCCGACACGGTCCGGATCATGTTGACGGGGTTTGCGGACTCGGACGCAACCATTCAGGCCATCAACGATGGGCACATCTATGCCTACCTCGACAAGCCCTGGGAACCGGCCGAACTCAAGCAGACGGTCAAGAACGCGGTCCAGCACTATTCGCTTACGCTAGAAAATCGCAGACTGATCGAAAACCTGGGTCGCGGGAACCAGTTTTTGGAAGCGGTGATGGATCGCTTCGACATTGGCGCCATGGCGCTCGATACCGACGGGATCATCCAGGCCATCAATCAGGCGGCACGCAGATACTTGAAGCTGGATGACGATCCGAAGGGGGTCGGGATCCGCGAGATCCTGGTACGCCAGGGCCTGGAGCACGTCGCCGAGGCGGTGGACTGCGTGTCGGAAGAGATGGACGGTTCTTTCGAAGATCTGGAAGTGATGACTGCGAGCACGACGCACAGGCTGCGGGTCAGCTCCCGCTCCCTCGAGAGCCGGGGAGGCGAGCGCCTTGGACGCGTGATTCTCTTCAAGGAGATTTCCCACGAACCCCTGCGCCGCAACTTCGAAGAATTGCTGGTCGCGCTCTCGCAGCATGGGGATGGTTTGCGCAAAGAGTTCAAACGATCCCTCGACAAACTTTCGAAGCTCGGCGAGCAGGTCGCGAGTTCGGGCGTCACCTCTCCCAGCATGTCGTTTCTCAGTGAGCGCGTGACCCGCACCCAGACCGCAATTTCGAGTTGGCTGGAGATCGACGACTTGATGTGCCGCGAGGACTACCCCGATGCTAAGCTCTTGATCGAACGGATGCGGCTCGCAAACAAGCGTTGGCCTCAGTCTGTCGAGGTTCCCGTACGTGTCCTCAGCCTCGGAAAACTCGTCGAGTCCTACTACGAATCGGGTGTGAACCCAAAAGAACGAGTCCTCTGA